One Methylocapsa sp. D3K7 DNA window includes the following coding sequences:
- a CDS encoding DUF2842 domain-containing protein, translating into MRGRFRKLIGTIIVILFVPAYALIAMALAQARPLREAPVLIQILCYAGLGLVWIVPLMPLIKWMEKPDAGA; encoded by the coding sequence ATGCGCGGCCGGTTCCGCAAACTTATCGGCACCATCATCGTGATCTTGTTTGTGCCGGCCTACGCCCTCATTGCCATGGCCCTGGCACAAGCGCGCCCGCTGAGGGAAGCGCCTGTTCTCATACAAATTCTTTGCTATGCCGGGCTTGGCTTGGTTTGGATCGTGCCGCTGATGCCGCTGATCAAATGGATGGAAAAACCGGACGCTGGAGCGTAA
- a CDS encoding DUF1289 domain-containing protein encodes MSIATMTIPSPCTGICKMDDALGVCLGCGRTGGEIAEWSLASDERRSAIWAVLPRRFDKLGLAIARLPWPAGEIAEFVGRSLEQKSGTWTLGCYGAIAEFLCVDDETCQVTAAGETITARSTRGALRLTIGEHVRALQLRAGNDYGPIFLVVLKARANVPVTTTLTPLGPDEGAIQPECRDQPWFDLGLGRDDLRFCVRSSSEELHNTLNLVSGQPLTAVLRDAGATIVAHSPVRIVESPLGRAEIYTPIPPPGGQSPDGPHTHLLPSHLAMGRATPPGIDLPPVYALGATFYPHAGSQKGVGPEYSEPVPVHDLVAGCEDSKRG; translated from the coding sequence ATGAGCATTGCGACAATGACCATCCCTAGCCCCTGTACCGGTATCTGCAAGATGGACGATGCGTTGGGCGTGTGTCTTGGATGCGGCCGCACCGGCGGCGAGATCGCGGAATGGTCTTTGGCCAGTGACGAGCGCCGGAGCGCGATCTGGGCCGTTCTGCCGCGACGCTTCGACAAATTGGGTCTTGCAATCGCAAGGTTGCCCTGGCCGGCTGGCGAGATTGCGGAATTCGTCGGCCGTAGCCTGGAGCAAAAATCCGGCACCTGGACTCTTGGATGTTACGGGGCGATTGCCGAATTTCTTTGCGTGGATGACGAAACATGCCAAGTGACCGCCGCCGGAGAAACCATCACCGCGCGCTCGACTCGCGGCGCGCTGCGGTTGACGATCGGCGAACACGTCAGAGCGTTGCAGTTGCGTGCCGGCAATGATTATGGCCCAATCTTTCTTGTGGTCCTCAAAGCGAGAGCGAATGTTCCGGTTACGACTACGCTGACGCCGCTCGGCCCCGATGAAGGCGCAATCCAGCCCGAATGCCGCGATCAGCCGTGGTTCGATTTGGGGTTGGGGCGGGACGACCTGCGCTTTTGTGTTCGGTCCTCTTCCGAGGAACTGCACAATACCTTGAACCTTGTGTCGGGACAGCCGCTTACTGCGGTTCTGCGAGATGCCGGAGCCACAATCGTCGCGCATAGTCCAGTAAGGATTGTCGAATCACCGCTTGGGCGGGCAGAGATTTATACCCCGATTCCGCCGCCGGGCGGCCAATCCCCCGATGGGCCGCATACGCATTTGCTGCCCAGCCATCTGGCGATGGGCCGCGCGACACCGCCGGGGATCGATCTGCCTCCGGTTTATGCGCTCGGAGCAACGTTCTATCCCCATGCCGGATCGCAAAAGGGTGTTGGGCCGGAGTATTCCGAGCCTGTGCCTGTGCACGATCTTGTTGCTGGATGTGAGGACTCCAAACGTGGGTGA
- a CDS encoding COX15/CtaA family protein — translation MPASRLHAAKNGSLTPSYRAVAIWLWSLAGLVFLMVIVGGATRLTESGLSITEWKPLSGIIPPLSQAAWLAEFENYKKIPQYAQLFPDMDLGGFKFIFFFEWSHRLLGRLIGAAMALPLVYFWVKGNLPPGYKVKLLAVLALGSVQGIVGWWMVKSGLSDRVEVAQERLAVHLLLASLTFAALVWLAASLKRRDAELSQRVLPGLKWFAGSITLLVLLQIGFGALVAGLRAGRAFNTWPLIDGYFWPPLDQLTLLTPLWRNFLDNILLVQFQHRMTAYVLLAVALVQVFYASRVARGSRAQRRAIAVVGLVAAQTAIGIVALVLVVPLWAGLLHQAFAMLVLGMAVAHAQALSQSR, via the coding sequence ATGCCGGCCAGCCGCTTGCATGCGGCAAAAAATGGCTCGCTGACCCCATCCTATCGTGCGGTCGCGATCTGGCTCTGGAGCCTTGCCGGGCTCGTGTTTTTGATGGTGATTGTCGGTGGCGCAACAAGGCTTACCGAATCCGGCCTGTCCATTACCGAATGGAAGCCCTTGAGCGGCATCATCCCGCCGCTCAGCCAAGCCGCGTGGCTGGCGGAATTCGAGAACTACAAAAAAATTCCGCAATATGCACAGCTCTTCCCGGACATGGATTTGGGCGGCTTCAAATTCATTTTCTTCTTTGAGTGGAGCCACCGGCTGCTGGGCCGTCTCATCGGCGCGGCCATGGCGTTGCCGCTTGTTTATTTTTGGGTGAAAGGAAATTTGCCGCCTGGATACAAGGTAAAACTTCTCGCTGTGCTCGCGCTTGGCAGCGTTCAGGGGATTGTTGGCTGGTGGATGGTGAAATCCGGGCTTTCCGATCGGGTCGAGGTCGCGCAAGAGCGTCTCGCCGTTCACCTTCTACTCGCCAGTCTGACGTTCGCCGCGCTGGTTTGGCTGGCAGCCTCACTCAAGCGCCGTGACGCGGAACTTTCGCAACGGGTCTTGCCTGGGCTCAAATGGTTCGCGGGCAGCATCACCTTGCTCGTGCTGCTGCAAATCGGGTTCGGTGCTCTCGTTGCCGGCTTGCGGGCGGGACGCGCCTTCAACACCTGGCCGCTGATCGATGGATATTTTTGGCCGCCCCTCGATCAATTGACTTTGCTGACGCCGCTTTGGCGAAACTTTCTCGACAATATTTTGCTGGTTCAATTTCAACATCGCATGACGGCATATGTGCTTTTGGCGGTTGCACTCGTTCAGGTTTTTTATGCTTCGCGCGTCGCGAGGGGAAGCCGGGCGCAACGGCGCGCCATTGCGGTGGTAGGGCTTGTGGCGGCGCAGACCGCGATTGGAATCGTGGCACTCGTTCTCGTGGTTCCGCTCTGGGCGGGGCTCTTACATCAAGCTTTTGCGATGCTCGTCTTGGGGATGGCGGTGGCGCATGCGCAGGCCCTGTCCCAATCGCGCTAG
- a CDS encoding CoA-binding protein, translated as MAGDTTADAILRDILLRVKTIAVVGASDKATRPSYGVFAFLLAQGYHVVGVNPGLAGKSVHGTVFFKTLTDVPEPIDMVDIFRNSAAAGAVADEALALSPKPNVIWMQIGVRDDAAAKRARALGVDVVMDRCPKIEYQRLRLRRQ; from the coding sequence ATGGCCGGTGACACCACCGCCGATGCTATTTTGCGTGACATTCTCTTGAGGGTCAAAACCATCGCGGTGGTTGGCGCATCGGATAAGGCAACGCGGCCGTCCTACGGTGTTTTCGCGTTTCTTTTGGCGCAGGGATACCATGTGGTCGGAGTCAATCCTGGCCTTGCCGGCAAGAGCGTACACGGAACGGTGTTTTTCAAAACTCTGACGGATGTTCCCGAGCCGATCGATATGGTGGATATTTTCCGCAATTCGGCCGCCGCCGGGGCCGTCGCCGACGAGGCGCTGGCGCTGTCCCCGAAACCGAATGTCATTTGGATGCAGATCGGCGTTCGTGACGATGCGGCGGCAAAGCGGGCGCGGGCGCTCGGTGTTGACGTCGTCATGGACCGTTGCCCCAAGATTGAATACCAGCGCCTGAGGCTCCGGCGGCAATAG
- the rplM gene encoding 50S ribosomal protein L13, with the protein MFGKTVSAKAADVEKKWVVIDANGLVVGRLATLIALRLRGKHKPSFTPHVDDGDNIIVVNAEKVVLTGRKRDQKVYYHYTGYQGGIKERTAKFILEGRFPERVVEKAVERMLPRGPLGRRQLGNLRVYKGSEHPHAAQNPVALDVASLNRKNARLA; encoded by the coding sequence ATGTTCGGCAAGACTGTTTCCGCCAAAGCGGCGGACGTTGAAAAAAAATGGGTCGTTATCGACGCCAACGGGCTCGTTGTTGGGCGGCTTGCGACGCTGATCGCCTTGCGGCTCCGCGGCAAGCACAAACCCTCCTTCACGCCGCATGTGGATGATGGCGACAACATCATCGTCGTCAATGCCGAAAAAGTGGTTTTGACCGGCCGCAAGCGCGACCAAAAGGTCTATTATCATTACACCGGCTATCAAGGCGGCATTAAAGAACGCACCGCCAAATTCATTCTTGAGGGCCGTTTCCCCGAGCGAGTTGTTGAAAAAGCCGTGGAGCGGATGCTGCCGCGTGGCCCTCTCGGCCGCAGGCAACTCGGCAATCTGCGTGTTTACAAGGGCAGCGAACATCCTCATGCTGCACAAAATCCGGTGGCGCTCGATGTTGCGAGCCTCAACCGCAAGAACGCGAGGCTCGCCTGA
- the rpsI gene encoding 30S ribosomal protein S9 — translation MIETLTSLQDLQGATAPVPEAAPRYVQKLDAQGRAYATGKRKDAVARVWIKPGPGKIVVNGRPLETYFARPVLRMILRQPLGITKRVDQYDLTVTVAGGGLSGQAGAVRHGLSKALLAYEPDLRSVLKKEGFLTRDPRVVERKKYGKKKARRSFQFSKR, via the coding sequence ATGATCGAGACGTTAACTTCGCTTCAGGATCTGCAAGGCGCCACGGCGCCGGTTCCAGAAGCTGCCCCCCGTTATGTCCAGAAACTCGATGCACAAGGACGCGCTTATGCGACCGGCAAGCGTAAGGACGCGGTCGCGCGGGTGTGGATCAAGCCGGGTCCCGGCAAGATCGTGGTCAATGGCAGGCCTCTGGAAACGTATTTCGCGCGCCCCGTGCTCCGTATGATCCTGCGGCAGCCGCTCGGTATCACCAAACGCGTTGACCAATATGATCTGACGGTCACGGTTGCCGGTGGCGGCCTCTCTGGGCAGGCGGGTGCCGTGCGTCACGGACTTTCCAAGGCGCTTCTTGCTTACGAACCGGATCTGCGCTCGGTTCTCAAGAAAGAGGGTTTTTTGACTCGCGACCCGCGCGTGGTCGAGCGCAAGAAATATGGCAAGAAGAAAGCCCGCCGGAGCTTCCAATTCTCGAAACGCTGA
- the argC gene encoding N-acetyl-gamma-glutamyl-phosphate reductase codes for MSAKIFIDGESGTTGLGIRARLEADPDVELVSLPAGQRKDLDAKKAVMEQADIVVLCLPDEAARETAAIAAAMGSKGPRILDASTAHRVAPGWTYGFPELVPGQAEAIANARYVANPGCYATGAIALLRPLIDKGLLPANVPLTIYAVSGYSGGGKAMIADYEKGTAPAFEAYALGLEHKHVPEIERYARLTRRPLFAPSVGNFAQGMLVFVPLFLEDLPGKPKGADLADTLAAHYAASPFVKLVPAESSGKIEPESLNGTNDLELRVFANAARGHAILVAKLDNLGKGASGAALQNLKLMLQNQAPN; via the coding sequence ATGAGCGCGAAAATTTTCATCGACGGCGAATCTGGAACCACCGGGCTTGGCATTCGCGCGCGCCTCGAAGCTGACCCGGACGTGGAGCTAGTAAGTCTCCCCGCGGGTCAACGGAAGGATTTGGACGCCAAGAAGGCCGTGATGGAACAGGCCGACATCGTGGTTCTTTGCCTGCCAGACGAAGCCGCCCGCGAAACCGCTGCGATCGCCGCCGCGATGGGGAGCAAAGGTCCGCGCATTCTCGACGCATCGACCGCGCACCGTGTCGCGCCTGGCTGGACTTATGGCTTCCCGGAACTTGTTCCCGGCCAGGCCGAAGCGATCGCCAACGCGAGATATGTCGCCAACCCGGGCTGCTATGCGACGGGCGCCATCGCGCTGCTGCGCCCGCTTATCGACAAGGGGCTTTTGCCGGCCAATGTTCCGCTCACGATTTACGCGGTGTCCGGCTATTCCGGCGGCGGCAAGGCGATGATCGCGGACTATGAGAAGGGCACCGCGCCAGCGTTTGAGGCTTATGCACTTGGCCTTGAACACAAACATGTGCCGGAGATCGAGCGTTATGCCCGCCTTACACGTCGCCCATTGTTTGCGCCATCGGTCGGCAATTTCGCGCAAGGGATGCTGGTGTTCGTGCCGCTCTTTTTAGAGGATCTGCCGGGGAAGCCGAAGGGTGCCGATCTTGCGGACACTTTGGCCGCGCATTATGCGGCAAGCCCTTTCGTCAAGCTTGTTCCGGCGGAATCATCCGGCAAGATCGAACCGGAGTCCTTGAACGGCACGAATGATCTCGAACTTCGGGTGTTCGCCAATGCGGCGAGGGGGCACGCAATTCTGGTCGCCAAACTCGACAATCTTGGCAAGGGCGCATCCGGCGCGGCACTACAAAATCTCAAATTGATGCTGCAGAATCAGGCGCCGAATTAG
- a CDS encoding L,D-transpeptidase family protein — protein sequence MHAGTAAAGPADISFGEQAEWAQRYDADSRLAVVRSNTPVLSVQTFSATEQAIETYRQIVSNGGWTPVPAGQTLKIGANGAAVVALRRRLAASGDLDPSAGASPVFDSFVDAAVKHFQARHGLLQSGVVSKETFTALNVPADYRLHQLEVNLIRLRSYTGNLGDRFVMANIPAMEVETVENGVVATHHAAGVGKIDRQSPVMMTKAIDINFNPYWTVPVSIIRKDLIPRMQKDANYLNDHKIRIFDKDGQELQPNQINWNSLDAVNYKFRQDPGGDLNSLGVVRININNPYGVYMHDTPEKGIFGDDDRFVSSGCIRVQNVRDYVTWLLKDTPGWDRPHIDEVIRSGDRTDVKLATQIPVYWVYITAWATPEGLAQFREDIYQRDGFSPVAADASMAPPLSPMQPQPVSHPVGGARGAALEPMNDDQ from the coding sequence ATCCACGCAGGCACCGCGGCAGCGGGTCCAGCGGATATCTCCTTTGGCGAACAGGCCGAGTGGGCACAACGTTACGATGCCGATTCCCGGCTCGCGGTCGTCCGCTCCAATACGCCAGTTCTTTCCGTGCAAACATTCTCGGCGACGGAACAGGCGATCGAAACCTATCGCCAGATCGTCTCCAATGGCGGTTGGACCCCGGTTCCCGCGGGACAGACGCTGAAAATTGGTGCGAATGGTGCCGCGGTTGTCGCATTGCGCAGGCGACTCGCGGCTTCTGGGGATCTCGATCCGTCCGCGGGCGCTTCGCCTGTTTTCGATTCGTTTGTCGACGCCGCTGTCAAACATTTTCAGGCCCGGCATGGGCTTCTCCAAAGCGGTGTGGTTTCCAAGGAAACTTTCACGGCTCTCAACGTGCCTGCTGATTACCGGCTCCACCAGCTTGAGGTGAATCTCATCCGGTTGCGCTCCTATACCGGCAATCTCGGCGACCGTTTCGTCATGGCGAATATTCCGGCGATGGAAGTCGAAACAGTCGAGAACGGTGTTGTCGCAACCCATCATGCCGCCGGCGTCGGCAAGATCGACCGCCAATCGCCCGTCATGATGACGAAGGCAATCGATATCAATTTCAATCCATATTGGACCGTGCCGGTGTCGATCATCCGCAAGGATTTGATCCCGCGCATGCAAAAAGACGCAAACTATCTCAACGATCACAAGATCCGGATTTTTGACAAGGATGGCCAGGAGCTTCAGCCCAATCAGATTAATTGGAATTCGCTCGATGCCGTGAATTACAAGTTCCGCCAGGATCCGGGCGGCGATCTCAATTCGCTTGGCGTGGTGCGCATCAACATCAACAATCCCTATGGCGTCTATATGCACGACACGCCGGAAAAGGGAATTTTCGGCGACGATGACCGGTTTGTCTCGTCCGGCTGCATCCGCGTCCAGAATGTCCGCGATTATGTGACGTGGCTGCTCAAAGACACGCCCGGCTGGGATCGCCCTCATATCGATGAAGTGATCCGCTCAGGCGATCGTACGGACGTCAAGCTTGCGACCCAGATTCCCGTTTACTGGGTGTATATCACAGCCTGGGCCACACCCGAGGGTCTCGCCCAGTTCCGCGAGGATATCTACCAGCGCGATGGCTTCTCGCCGGTCGCCGCCGATGCGTCGATGGCGCCTCCCCTCTCACCGATGCAGCCGCAGCCTGTATCTCATCCCGTCGGCGGCGCTCGTGGCGCGGCGCTCGAACCGATGAACGACGACCAATAG
- a CDS encoding winged helix DNA-binding protein, producing the protein MIEALKNELVEARAGRPPAVRPVYLEALTLVERLHRRLLDVIKDEFDRRGRSDVNAVQALLLYNISDKELTAGELRTRGYYLGSNVSYNVKKLVETGYLHHARSRVDRRAVRISLTGKGRDIHEIVAALYDKHVSTVEQIGGISTEEFSKLNQSLVRLERFWTDQIRYRL; encoded by the coding sequence ATGATCGAAGCCTTGAAAAACGAGCTCGTGGAAGCTCGCGCCGGCCGCCCGCCCGCTGTCCGGCCCGTTTATCTCGAAGCCCTGACACTCGTCGAACGGCTGCACCGGCGGCTTCTCGACGTGATTAAGGACGAGTTCGACCGGCGCGGCCGCAGCGATGTCAACGCCGTTCAAGCATTGCTGCTTTACAATATTTCCGACAAGGAGTTGACGGCGGGCGAGTTGCGCACGCGCGGCTATTATCTCGGCTCGAATGTCTCTTACAATGTCAAGAAATTGGTCGAAACCGGGTATCTGCACCATGCCCGCTCGCGGGTCGACCGCCGCGCGGTGCGAATCAGTTTAACCGGCAAGGGCCGCGATATTCACGAGATCGTCGCCGCGCTCTATGACAAGCATGTTTCCACCGTCGAGCAAATCGGCGGCATCAGCACCGAGGAGTTTTCAAAACTGAACCAATCGCTGGTTCGGCTCGAGCGATTCTGGACCGATCAAATCAGATATAGGCTGTAA
- the metH gene encoding methionine synthase, translating to MTRKFTGEETRNALLSAAVERILVLDGAMGTMIQQHKFSEADFRATRFADWPRDLRGNNDLLSLTQPDAIRAIHLNYFEAGADIVETNTFSSTRIAQADYGMEELVTELNFASARLAREAADAAEQKDGIRRFVAGALGPTNRTASISPDVNNPGFRAVSFDELSAAYAEAADALIEGGADLLIVETIFDTLNAKAALFGIDSVFEKRGERLPVMISGTITDLSGRTLSGQTPSAFWYSLRHAKPLTIGLNCALGAREMRAHLAELSRIADTLVCAYPNAGLPNEFGLYDESPEYMASLVGEFGDAGLVNIIGGCCGTTPEHIHAIAERVKGIAPRKVPKIEPLLRLSGLEPFVLNHEIPFVNVGERTNVTGSAKFRKLIKEGDFAAALDVARDQVAAGAQIIDVNMDEGLLDSEKAMVEFLNLVAAEPDISRVPVMIDSSKFQVIESGLKCVQGKAIVNSISMKAGVEKFLAEAKAVRAHGAAVVVMAFDEKGQADTLERRVDICSRAYEILTKDAGFPPEDIIFDPNIFPVATGIDEHNNYGVDFIEAARQIRQKYPLVHISGGVSNLSFSFRGNEPVREAMHSVFLYHAIAAGMDMGIVNAGQLAVYAEIEPQLRDACEDVVLNRRPDATERLLALAEGYKGQGAQAVEKNLAWREETVAKRLEHALVNGITEFVDRDVEEARAAAKKPLDVIEGPLMAGMNVVGDLFGSGKMFLPQVVKSARVMKQAVAYLLPYMDEEKRKNGTGGRSNAGKILMATVKGDVHDIGKNIVGVVLACNNYEIIDLGVMVPAAKILATAREENVDAIGLSGLITPSLDEMCFVAAEMEREGFELPLLIGGATTSRVHTAVKIHPNYAKGQAVYVTDASRAVGVVQALLSTEARGAYIDTIRAEYGKVAEAHRRSEADKQRLPLAKARANSFKTDWAAYTPPRPLFTGTRVFRTYDVGELVPYIDWTPFFQTWEMRGRYPAILDDEKQGEAARQLFDDAQAMLARVVEERWFDPKGVIGFWPANSVGEDINLYTGESRAENLASFYTLRQQLLRRDGRPNLALADFVAPVESGKPDYIGAFVVTSGAREDKISKRFAKANDDYGSILVKALADRLAEAFAERMHERVRREFWAYAPDEILTNDERINETYRGIRPAPGYPAQPDHTEKATLFKLLEAERRIGVSLTESYAMWPGSSVSGLYLAHPESHYFGVAKIERDQVEDYARRKGMNISEVERWLAPVLNYDPAALAEAAAAAE from the coding sequence ATGACGCGAAAGTTTACAGGAGAAGAAACGCGCAATGCCCTTCTGTCAGCAGCTGTGGAAAGAATCCTCGTGCTCGACGGCGCCATGGGCACCATGATCCAGCAGCACAAATTCAGCGAAGCCGACTTTCGCGCCACGCGCTTCGCCGATTGGCCGCGTGACCTGCGCGGCAACAACGATCTTTTGAGCCTGACCCAGCCGGATGCGATACGAGCCATTCATCTTAACTATTTCGAGGCGGGCGCCGACATCGTCGAAACAAATACGTTCAGCTCGACGCGGATCGCGCAAGCCGATTATGGGATGGAAGAGCTTGTCACCGAATTGAATTTCGCCTCGGCGCGGCTTGCCCGCGAAGCCGCAGACGCGGCGGAACAAAAAGATGGGATTCGCCGCTTCGTTGCGGGTGCCTTAGGGCCAACCAACCGCACTGCCTCGATTTCGCCCGACGTCAACAATCCTGGTTTTCGCGCGGTGAGCTTCGACGAGTTGAGTGCGGCATATGCCGAGGCGGCGGACGCGCTGATCGAAGGCGGCGCCGATCTTCTGATCGTGGAGACGATTTTTGACACGCTCAACGCCAAGGCGGCGCTGTTTGGCATCGACAGCGTTTTTGAGAAGCGCGGCGAGCGTCTTCCGGTCATGATTTCGGGGACCATTACCGATCTCTCCGGCCGCACCCTGTCCGGTCAGACACCCTCGGCGTTCTGGTATTCCTTGCGTCACGCAAAACCCTTGACGATCGGCCTCAACTGCGCGCTTGGCGCCCGTGAGATGCGCGCCCATCTCGCCGAATTATCCCGGATCGCCGATACGCTCGTCTGCGCCTACCCGAATGCCGGCCTGCCGAACGAGTTCGGTCTTTATGATGAAAGCCCCGAATATATGGCCTCGCTCGTTGGTGAGTTCGGGGATGCAGGACTTGTCAATATTATCGGCGGCTGTTGCGGAACAACGCCCGAGCATATCCATGCAATCGCCGAACGCGTAAAAGGTATTGCGCCGAGAAAAGTGCCGAAGATCGAGCCGTTGCTGCGCTTGTCGGGGTTGGAACCTTTCGTCCTCAACCATGAGATTCCCTTCGTCAATGTGGGCGAGCGCACCAATGTCACCGGCTCGGCCAAATTCCGCAAATTGATCAAGGAAGGCGATTTCGCCGCTGCCCTTGATGTCGCGCGCGACCAAGTCGCGGCGGGCGCGCAGATCATCGATGTCAACATGGACGAAGGTTTGCTCGATTCCGAGAAGGCAATGGTCGAGTTTTTGAACCTCGTTGCCGCCGAGCCTGATATTTCGCGGGTGCCGGTGATGATCGATTCCTCGAAATTCCAGGTCATCGAGTCCGGCCTCAAATGCGTGCAAGGCAAGGCCATCGTCAATTCGATCTCGATGAAAGCCGGCGTCGAAAAGTTCCTTGCCGAGGCGAAGGCCGTGCGCGCACATGGCGCCGCCGTCGTCGTGATGGCCTTCGATGAAAAGGGCCAAGCCGACACGCTGGAACGCCGGGTCGATATTTGTTCGCGCGCCTATGAGATCCTCACCAAGGATGCCGGGTTTCCGCCGGAAGACATCATCTTCGATCCAAATATTTTCCCGGTCGCGACCGGCATCGACGAGCACAACAATTACGGCGTCGATTTCATCGAGGCGGCGCGGCAAATCCGCCAAAAATATCCGCTCGTGCATATTTCCGGCGGCGTTTCCAATCTGTCCTTCTCGTTTCGCGGCAATGAGCCGGTGCGCGAGGCCATGCATTCGGTATTCCTCTATCACGCGATTGCCGCTGGCATGGACATGGGCATCGTCAATGCTGGCCAGCTCGCCGTCTATGCCGAGATCGAGCCGCAACTTCGTGATGCCTGCGAGGATGTCGTTCTTAACCGGCGGCCAGACGCTACCGAGAGACTTCTTGCACTGGCCGAAGGTTACAAAGGTCAGGGGGCGCAAGCCGTAGAGAAGAATCTTGCCTGGCGTGAGGAGACGGTGGCAAAGCGCCTCGAACACGCCCTCGTTAACGGTATCACTGAATTTGTCGATCGAGACGTCGAAGAGGCGCGAGCCGCCGCGAAAAAACCGCTCGATGTCATAGAAGGACCGCTGATGGCGGGTATGAATGTCGTCGGCGATCTTTTCGGCTCCGGCAAAATGTTTTTGCCGCAAGTCGTCAAATCGGCGCGGGTGATGAAACAGGCGGTTGCTTATCTTCTGCCTTACATGGACGAGGAAAAGCGCAAGAATGGCACTGGCGGGCGATCGAACGCTGGCAAAATCCTGATGGCCACTGTCAAGGGTGACGTGCATGACATCGGCAAGAATATCGTCGGCGTGGTTTTAGCCTGCAACAATTACGAAATCATCGATCTGGGCGTCATGGTTCCGGCGGCCAAAATTCTCGCGACCGCGCGGGAAGAAAACGTCGATGCCATTGGCCTCTCCGGACTCATCACGCCGTCGCTCGACGAGATGTGTTTCGTCGCCGCCGAGATGGAGCGCGAAGGTTTCGAGCTGCCCCTTTTAATCGGCGGTGCGACGACAAGCCGGGTCCATACGGCGGTCAAAATCCATCCCAATTATGCCAAGGGCCAAGCAGTCTATGTTACCGACGCAAGCCGCGCCGTCGGTGTCGTCCAGGCGCTCCTCTCGACCGAAGCGCGGGGCGCCTATATCGACACGATCCGGGCCGAATATGGCAAGGTGGCGGAAGCGCACCGGCGCTCCGAGGCCGACAAACAGCGTCTGCCGCTGGCCAAGGCGCGCGCCAATTCGTTCAAAACCGATTGGGCAGCCTACACGCCGCCGCGTCCGCTGTTTACCGGCACGCGGGTGTTCCGCACCTATGACGTCGGAGAACTCGTTCCCTATATCGATTGGACGCCGTTTTTCCAGACCTGGGAAATGCGCGGCCGCTATCCGGCGATCCTCGACGATGAAAAACAGGGCGAGGCGGCACGGCAATTGTTCGACGATGCGCAGGCGATGCTCGCGCGTGTCGTCGAGGAACGATGGTTCGACCCGAAAGGCGTCATCGGTTTTTGGCCAGCGAACAGTGTTGGCGAGGATATCAACCTTTATACGGGCGAGTCACGCGCCGAAAACCTCGCATCATTCTACACTTTGCGCCAGCAATTGTTACGGCGCGATGGGCGGCCCAATCTGGCGCTTGCCGATTTCGTCGCGCCGGTGGAGTCAGGCAAGCCGGATTATATCGGCGCTTTCGTCGTTACCTCCGGTGCCCGGGAAGACAAAATCTCCAAGCGCTTTGCCAAGGCGAACGATGATTATGGTTCGATCCTTGTCAAAGCGCTCGCTGACCGTCTCGCGGAAGCTTTTGCCGAGCGCATGCATGAGCGAGTCCGGCGCGAATTCTGGGCCTATGCGCCAGATGAAATTTTGACAAATGACGAGCGGATCAACGAGACATATCGCGGCATCCGGCCAGCGCCCGGCTATCCGGCGCAGCCCGATCACACCGAGAAAGCCACACTGTTCAAACTGCTCGAAGCGGAACGCAGGATTGGCGTGTCGCTCACCGAGAGTTACGCCATGTGGCCAGGCTCGTCCGTCTCCGGCCTTTATCTCGCGCACCCCGAATCGCATTATTTTGGAGTGGCGAAGATCGAGCGCGATCAGGTTGAGGATTACGCGCGGCGCAAGGGCATGAATATTTCCGAAGTGGAGCGTTGGCTGGCACCAGTCTTGAATTATGACCCGGCGGCCCTGGCGGAAGCCGCCGCGGCGGCGGAGTGA